From Acidimicrobiia bacterium, one genomic window encodes:
- a CDS encoding stage II sporulation protein M: protein MNVDAFVADRSPTWERLETLVRDAGKRPERLGPDGVRELGVRYRETVADLALARHRYPADPAVRRLERLVTNARHLVYDSEPRRGAVRDFVSHGYWRRIRERPVPLLVAVLFLFAPALLAGMWAWRDPGAASGLVPSQYQRVTEPRPSNTDLGVSVSDQAALASQIFTNNITVTMLAFGGGLLLGLGTVLVLVQNGVLLGVVAGLSIGAGNGRPFFALITAHGVLELSCICVAAAAGLRIGWAIVDPGYRRRGEALREEARAAIEMILGTAPWLVVAGLVEGFITPAGLGLPTVLTIGIALGAVFWGLVLWRGKPATVTTTTVDAGI, encoded by the coding sequence ATGAACGTAGACGCGTTCGTCGCCGACCGATCACCAACGTGGGAGCGCCTGGAAACGCTCGTCCGGGACGCCGGAAAGCGTCCGGAACGGCTCGGTCCCGACGGCGTGCGCGAGCTCGGCGTGCGCTACCGCGAGACGGTGGCCGACCTCGCACTCGCGCGCCATCGCTACCCGGCCGATCCCGCAGTGCGCCGACTCGAGCGGCTCGTCACGAACGCCCGCCACCTCGTGTACGACTCGGAGCCGCGGCGCGGCGCGGTGCGCGACTTCGTGTCGCACGGATACTGGCGCCGGATCCGCGAGCGGCCGGTCCCGCTCCTCGTCGCCGTGCTGTTCCTCTTCGCACCCGCGCTGCTCGCGGGCATGTGGGCGTGGCGCGATCCCGGCGCCGCGTCGGGACTCGTGCCCTCGCAGTATCAGCGCGTCACCGAACCACGCCCGTCGAACACCGACCTCGGCGTGAGCGTCAGCGATCAGGCCGCGCTCGCGAGCCAGATCTTCACGAACAACATCACGGTCACGATGCTCGCGTTCGGCGGCGGACTGCTCCTCGGACTCGGCACAGTGCTCGTGCTCGTGCAGAACGGCGTGTTGCTCGGCGTCGTCGCGGGACTCTCGATCGGCGCGGGCAACGGTCGTCCGTTCTTCGCGCTCATCACCGCGCACGGTGTGCTCGAGCTGAGCTGCATCTGCGTCGCGGCCGCGGCCGGGTTGCGCATTGGTTGGGCGATCGTCGATCCCGGTTACCGAAGACGCGGTGAGGCGCTGCGCGAGGAAGCGCGCGCCGCGATCGAGATGATCCTCGGCACCGCACCGTGGCTCGTCGTCGCGGGGCTCGTCGAAGGCTTCATCACCCCCGCGGGGCTCGGGCTCCCGACGGTGCTGACGATCGGGATCGCGCTCGGCGCCGTGTTCTGGGGCCTCGTGCTGTGGCGCGGGAAGCCCGCGACCGTAACTACGACGACCGTCGACGCCGGTATCTGA
- a CDS encoding RDD family protein, translating to MPIDEQVTIATPEGLEVDLVLAGLGSRFVARLLDSLVQLGIIIALVIVVANVHSGWAVGAALILYFVVIFGYDVGFEVIGSGRTLGKRAAGLRVVRLGGQPVGFTRSVVRNVLRLIDFLPTMYLLGTILILATRDNQRLGDLAAGTIVVREHGTKRETPGWANWSRPTVPPDAVAGWDVSAVTPIEIAAIRQFLDRRLSLPPDTRAQLAWQLAARVSATVTGIPPSAHPEYVLEGIVVAKEQRR from the coding sequence GTGCCGATCGACGAACAGGTCACGATCGCGACACCCGAGGGTCTCGAAGTCGACCTCGTGCTCGCCGGTCTCGGTTCACGGTTCGTCGCCCGTCTCCTCGACAGTCTCGTGCAGCTCGGCATCATCATCGCGCTCGTGATCGTCGTCGCGAACGTTCACAGCGGTTGGGCGGTTGGGGCCGCGCTCATCCTCTATTTCGTCGTGATCTTCGGCTATGACGTCGGGTTCGAGGTGATCGGGTCCGGTCGCACGCTCGGCAAGCGCGCTGCGGGGTTGCGCGTCGTGCGCCTCGGCGGGCAGCCGGTCGGCTTCACGCGCAGCGTCGTCCGCAACGTGTTGCGGCTCATCGATTTCCTCCCGACGATGTACCTGCTCGGCACGATCCTGATCCTCGCGACGCGCGACAACCAGCGGCTCGGTGATCTCGCGGCGGGCACGATCGTCGTGCGCGAGCACGGCACCAAGCGCGAGACACCGGGTTGGGCGAACTGGTCGCGACCTACGGTGCCGCCGGACGCGGTCGCGGGTTGGGACGTCAGCGCGGTGACGCCCATCGAGATCGCCGCGATCCGTCAGTTCCTCGATCGCCGGCTCTCGCTGCCTCCCGACACACGCGCGCAGCTCGCGTGGCAGCTCGCCGCGCGCGTCAGCGCGACCGTCACCGGTATCCCGCCCTCGGCGCACCCGGAGTACGTGCTCGAAGGCATCGTCGTGGCGAAGGAGCAGCGGCGATGA
- a CDS encoding DUF2752 domain-containing protein, which translates to MSEVAVDRRATRIVAGAMLGAAVVWPRLPVHPPLACPFRTLTGIPCPLCGMTRAVVAATHGHLLESLRFNPAGILVVVLAIALLAGLRVDRVRIPPWTIALFGALLWAWNVGFNPTFH; encoded by the coding sequence ATGAGCGAGGTGGCCGTCGACCGGCGCGCCACGCGCATCGTCGCGGGCGCGATGCTCGGCGCCGCGGTCGTGTGGCCGCGGCTGCCCGTACACCCGCCGCTCGCGTGCCCGTTCCGCACGCTCACCGGCATCCCCTGCCCGCTCTGCGGGATGACGCGCGCGGTCGTCGCCGCGACGCACGGGCACCTGCTCGAGTCGCTGCGCTTCAACCCCGCGGGGATCCTCGTGGTCGTGCTCGCGATCGCGTTGCTCGCCGGGCTTCGTGTCGACCGCGTGCGCATCCCACCGTGGACGATCGCGCTCTTCGGCGCGCTGCTCTGGGCGTGGAACGTCGGCTTCAACCCGACGTTTCACTAG
- a CDS encoding amidohydrolase family protein — protein sequence MVPPLLRCSASDEYEPLPWTARDRRALARLDDALPELARAVAMDVDEFRFDRRGTAATLLAIDEAHGGGFYAVPEEAARDEAAAEAAFAGRAPVVDVQTHLVDPARWTGSHAAALAGFLTMVDPQRWPAGVDPEVIDAGAWASLVFGASETAVALLTSTPGPAATNVLTNPQIASARTVVDRYASSGRVLTHTIVHPNIDGELDAMDEWRAACDPSGWKVYTLFGPPTAASPTGGWFLDDEEIGFPFLERVRALGPRVVATHKGLGGPIPDASVAAASPRDIGPAATAFPDIDFVVYHSGYERDPNGAEGPFVAEARDGTRRGVDRLIASLAAHGIGPRANVYAELGTTWYLMLRRPVEAAHVLGKLLVALGPERILWGTDSVWYGSPQPLIDAFRAFEIPAAMQAEFGYPALDRDTKERILSHNARRVYGIDDAVLARVDGERDRSWVANALPALRRALASETSG from the coding sequence GTGGTCCCGCCGCTGCTGCGGTGCAGCGCGAGCGACGAGTACGAACCGCTGCCGTGGACGGCACGCGATCGCCGCGCGCTCGCGCGCCTCGACGATGCGCTGCCGGAGCTCGCGCGCGCGGTCGCAATGGATGTCGACGAGTTTCGCTTCGACCGGCGCGGCACCGCGGCCACCTTGCTCGCGATCGACGAAGCGCACGGCGGCGGGTTCTACGCGGTGCCGGAGGAAGCCGCGCGTGACGAAGCCGCGGCCGAGGCCGCGTTCGCCGGGCGCGCGCCCGTCGTCGACGTGCAGACGCACCTCGTCGATCCCGCGCGCTGGACGGGTTCGCATGCGGCCGCGCTCGCGGGCTTCCTCACGATGGTCGATCCGCAGCGGTGGCCTGCCGGCGTCGATCCGGAGGTGATCGACGCGGGTGCGTGGGCGAGTCTCGTGTTCGGCGCGAGCGAGACCGCGGTCGCGCTGCTCACGTCGACGCCCGGTCCCGCGGCGACCAACGTGCTCACGAACCCGCAGATCGCGTCGGCGCGGACGGTCGTCGATCGCTACGCGAGCAGCGGCCGCGTGCTCACGCACACGATCGTGCACCCGAACATCGACGGCGAGCTCGATGCGATGGACGAGTGGCGCGCGGCGTGCGATCCGTCGGGATGGAAGGTGTACACGTTGTTCGGTCCACCGACGGCCGCGTCACCGACGGGCGGCTGGTTCCTCGACGACGAGGAGATCGGCTTCCCGTTCCTCGAGCGCGTGCGAGCGCTCGGTCCGCGTGTCGTCGCGACGCACAAGGGGCTCGGTGGACCGATTCCGGACGCGTCGGTCGCGGCCGCGTCGCCGCGTGACATCGGACCCGCCGCGACCGCCTTCCCCGACATCGACTTCGTCGTGTATCACTCCGGCTACGAGCGCGATCCGAACGGTGCGGAGGGACCGTTCGTGGCCGAGGCGCGCGACGGCACGCGCCGCGGCGTCGATCGATTGATCGCGTCGCTCGCCGCACACGGCATCGGTCCGCGGGCGAACGTCTACGCGGAGCTCGGCACGACGTGGTACCTGATGCTGCGGCGGCCGGTCGAGGCCGCGCACGTGCTCGGCAAGCTGCTCGTCGCGCTCGGGCCCGAGCGCATCCTGTGGGGCACCGACTCGGTCTGGTACGGATCGCCGCAGCCGCTCATCGACGCGTTCCGGGCCTTCGAGATACCCGCCGCGATGCAAGCCGAGTTCGGGTACCCGGCGCTCGACCGCGACACGAAGGAGCGCATCCTGAGCCACAACGCGCGCCGCGTGTACGGGATCGACGACGCGGTGCTCGCGCGCGTCGACGGCGAACGCGATCGATCGTGGGTCGCGAACGCGCTGCCCGCGCTGCGCCGCGCGCTGGCTAGTGAAACGTCGGGTTGA